The following proteins are co-located in the Anser cygnoides isolate HZ-2024a breed goose chromosome 2, Taihu_goose_T2T_genome, whole genome shotgun sequence genome:
- the PTP4A3 gene encoding protein tyrosine phosphatase type IVA 3 translates to MARMNRPAPVEVCYKNMRFLITHNPTNATLSTFLEDLKKYGATTVVRVCEVTYDKTPLEKDGITVMDWPFDDGAPPPSKIVEDWLNLLKTKFCEDPGCCVAVHCVAGLGRAPVLVALALIESGMKYEDAIQFIRQKRRGAINSKQLTYLEKYRPKQRLRFKDPHNHKNKCCIM, encoded by the exons ATGGCCCGGATGAACCGCCCTGCGCCGGTGGAGGTCTGCTACAAAAACATGAGGTTCCTCATCACCCACAACCCCACCAACGCCACACTCAGCACCTTCCTGGAG gATCTGAAGAAGTACGGTGCCACCACGGTTGTGCGAGTGTGCGAAGTGACCTACGACAAGACCCCCCTGGAGAAGGACGGCATCACCGTCATG GACTGGCCGTTCGATGACGGAGCGCCTCCTCCCAGCAAGATCGTGGAAGACTGGCTCAACTTGCTCAAGACCAAGTTCTGCGAAGACCCCGGCTGCTGCGTGGCCGTGCACTGCGTGGCCGGCTTGGGGCG CGCTCCTGTCCTCGTCGCGCTGGCCTTGATCGAGAGCGGGATGAAGTACGAAGACGCCATCCAGTTCATCCGACA GAAGCGCAGAGGAGCCATCAACAGCAAGCAGCTGACGTACTTGGAAAAATACCGACCAAAGCAGAGACTCCGATTTAAGGACCCTCATAACCACAAGAACAAATGCTGCATCATGTAA